Proteins encoded in a region of the Burkholderia ubonensis subsp. mesacidophila genome:
- the tssF gene encoding type VI secretion system baseplate subunit TssF, producing MDELLPHYERELALLRRSAHDFAARFPKIAARLGLTDGEIDDPHLGRLLQSFALLGARIGKRLGDDYPELAEALIDTLFPEQLRVIPSCSIAQFDAAATAGQMTVPVTVPHGTELEDRAGTCRFRTSYDVTLAPIIVEAVDVTPAAATSPQATLPRNTSALVSITFASLTDEADFRTIVPDRLRIHLHGAPAMVAAVTDALLLHAPKAFVQGEHSRRWKALARIPLTAAGYDTHEALVPGFDNLANPSWRLLREYFAFPDKFSFVDLDMAALVRAAEPGRRLTLHLPVVDMPDGSLARQQLDTLGVDHLRLGCTPVVNLFSRDATPIALKPEATTYTVMPQVLNMRDVTARSIESVRLTNDVSPEATSGKPVPRYRGFVHGQGITAAPLFWLAARREFVEGSEAWQSAGITLVDLDGQPVPQAAGQLLVRLTCTNGNYPTMLRIGAVDGDLCNETENLPGRVSLLRPPTPARAGSMPQGSLWRLVTGLSPHILTLQSPNADALKDLLRLLLPEATGSLTLVDAIVDVSHKSVMQWMSVPPMPTFVRGIEVSVTIETAVLDTVSLYACSRLLDPFFAHFAPANGYAQCVIRAAGPDRVLMRCPPRVGNLPVA from the coding sequence ATGGACGAGCTGCTACCCCATTACGAACGCGAGCTGGCACTGTTACGCCGCTCCGCGCACGATTTTGCCGCGCGTTTTCCGAAGATTGCCGCTCGCCTGGGCCTCACGGACGGCGAGATCGACGATCCTCACCTGGGACGGCTGCTGCAGTCCTTCGCATTGCTCGGCGCCCGGATCGGCAAGAGACTCGGCGACGACTATCCCGAGCTCGCCGAGGCGCTGATCGACACCCTCTTTCCGGAACAGCTTCGCGTCATTCCATCCTGTTCGATCGCGCAATTCGACGCCGCCGCCACCGCCGGTCAAATGACCGTGCCGGTCACGGTGCCGCACGGCACCGAACTCGAGGACCGGGCCGGCACCTGCCGATTTCGAACCAGCTATGACGTCACGCTCGCGCCGATCATCGTCGAAGCGGTCGACGTTACGCCTGCGGCAGCGACCTCGCCGCAGGCGACGCTGCCGCGAAACACCTCGGCGCTGGTGTCGATCACGTTTGCGTCGCTGACGGACGAAGCAGACTTTCGCACCATCGTGCCCGATCGGCTCCGAATCCATCTCCACGGCGCGCCGGCGATGGTCGCGGCCGTGACGGATGCGCTCCTGTTGCATGCGCCCAAGGCTTTCGTCCAAGGCGAGCACAGCCGACGCTGGAAGGCGCTCGCGCGAATCCCGCTGACGGCTGCCGGTTACGACACACACGAGGCGCTCGTGCCAGGCTTCGACAACCTGGCCAACCCGTCCTGGCGTCTGCTGCGCGAATATTTCGCATTCCCGGATAAATTTTCCTTCGTCGATCTCGACATGGCGGCCCTGGTTCGCGCGGCGGAACCTGGCCGGCGCCTGACGTTGCACCTGCCCGTCGTCGACATGCCGGACGGCTCGCTGGCTCGCCAACAACTCGATACCCTCGGCGTCGATCACCTGCGGCTCGGCTGCACCCCGGTCGTGAACCTGTTCAGTCGTGACGCGACGCCCATCGCCCTCAAGCCAGAGGCAACGACCTACACCGTCATGCCGCAGGTGCTGAACATGCGGGATGTCACCGCGCGGTCCATCGAGTCGGTACGGCTAACGAACGATGTCTCGCCGGAGGCGACCAGCGGCAAGCCGGTTCCCCGCTACCGGGGTTTCGTGCACGGCCAGGGAATAACGGCAGCCCCCCTCTTCTGGCTGGCGGCTCGACGCGAATTCGTGGAAGGAAGCGAAGCATGGCAGTCCGCAGGCATCACGCTCGTCGATCTCGACGGACAACCGGTCCCGCAAGCCGCAGGCCAGCTTCTGGTCAGGCTGACCTGTACCAACGGCAACTATCCGACGATGCTGCGAATCGGCGCCGTCGACGGCGACCTGTGTAACGAGACGGAGAATTTGCCCGGCCGGGTCTCGCTGTTGCGCCCACCGACGCCCGCGCGCGCCGGATCGATGCCCCAAGGCTCGCTGTGGCGGCTGGTCACCGGTCTGTCGCCACACATCCTGACGTTGCAATCGCCAAACGCCGACGCACTGAAAGACCTGCTGCGCCTGCTGCTTCCCGAAGCCACGGGATCGCTCACGCTGGTCGATGCGATCGTGGACGTCTCGCACAAGTCCGTCATGCAATGGATGTCCGTTCCGCCGATGCCGACGTTCGTGCGCGGTATCGAGGTCAGCGTAACGATCGAGACAGCGGTGCTCGACACCGTCAGCCTGTACGCCTGCAGTCGCTTGCTCGATCCGTTTTTCGCCCACTTCGCGCCGGCCAACGGATATGCCCAGTGCGTGATTCGGGCCGCTGGCCCGGACCGCGTCCTGATGCGTTGCCCGCCGCGCGTCGGCAACCTTCCGGTCGCCTGA